The genomic DNA GTACCAAGCCAGCAGCGCCGCGAACAGCAGGCTGGCCAGCACCGCCGCGGCCAACGGCACGAACGGTGTCAGGGGACGGAAGCGCGGTCCGGGCGGACCGGGCGGGCGGTCGTCCCGCGGCGGCGGGCGCGCCCCATCCGGCGGCCGGCCGGGCCGGGGCGAAACGTCCACCAACCCTGGCAGCAGCGGGCGGCCATCGTCGCCATTGCGTGCATCGAGGCCGCGCTGGCGCTCGCGCGCCGGCAGGAACAGCAGGTACGGACGCCCGTTCGGCAGCGTGACCTTGCGCACCACGCGCGTGTCGCCCTTGGCCAGCAGCGCGCGCGCCTCGGCCAGCATCGTCGCGTCGACGATCCGGCCCAGCAGCTCCTTGCCGCTGCTGTCGACGGCAAACACGCGGTGGCGGCCCATGTTCTCCAGCAGCCGGGCCAGCGCGGCGGGACCACCCGCGTCCAGCGTGGCGGCGGCCGCCTCGATCGCCAGCTCGGCCGGCGGGCCGGTGTCGATGTCGAGCCGCCGCTCCTGCGTGCTGGCGCGGTTCTTCAGCCACAGCGCGCCGCCGATGCCGACGGTGGCCGCGACCTGTGCCAACAGGATCGACAGGAAGAATTTCCAGAACAGGCGGCCCATGTGCTGGCTCAGTCGCGAATCAGCTGGTAGCCCATCCGGTACACGGTCTGCAGGCAGGAGCGCCCGTCGGCCAGGGACCCCAGCTTGTGGCGCAGGCTCGACAGGTGCACGTCGATATTGCGGTCGAAGCGCGCCAGCGGCCGGCCCAGGCCCTGCTCGGACAGCGTGTTCTTGCTGACCGGCTTGCCGGCGTTGCGCGCCAGGACTTCCAGCAGGTTGAACTCCGTGCTGGTCAGCTCCAGGGTGGCCCCGGCCCAGCTGGCGCGGCGCTGTTCCGGCCACATGGTCAGCTGGCCGACCACCAGGGGCGCGGAGGCCAGCTGGTCCATCGGCGAGCCCTGCGTGCGGCGCAGGATGGCGCGGATGCGCGCCGTCAGCTCGCGCGGCGTGCAGGGCTTGGTCACGTAGTCGTCCGCCCCCAGCTCCAGGCCGACGATGCGGTCGGTGTCGTCGCCGCGGCCGGTCAGCATCAGGATCGGCATGCGGCTGGCCGCGCGGATGCGGCGCAGCGTCTCCAGCCCGTTCATGCGCGGCATCATCACGTCCAGGATGGCGATGGCGTACTGCCCCGTCAGCGCGCAGGCAGTGCCCACCGCGCCGTCGTGGGCCGTCGTCACCGCGAAACCTTCCTGCTCCAGGTATTCCTGGAACATGCCGACCAGTTCGACGTCGTCGTCGATCAGCAAAACCTTGCTCGTTACACCATTCATCGTTGCTTGTGGGTCAATGTCGTCAAGCCATGATAACGCAGCGGCGCGGCGATGCGCGCGGCTCGCCTGCGCCTTTTACGCGCTTTTACACCATGTCTGGCGCGCGTCTTTACCTGCTTTTACAAGCCGCTGACGGCGCTTAACATGGGTCGCGCCAACAATGGCGGCTCCCATGCAATCAACAGGAGTGCCGGATGAACAAGACAAACAAGATGCTTACCCTGCTGGCCGCCGCCGCCCTGGCGCTGCCCCTGGCCAGCCAGGCCGCCGTCGATGGCGAGGACGGCGGGCCCGCCCCGCGTGGCCTGCCGGGCCCCGCTGCGCCGGATGCGCGCCCGCTGCCGCCGCACCACGACGGCCTGCGCGAAGGCGAAGACTTCGACGGCCGCCGTGGTCCGCGTGGCGCGCCGCCACCGGCCGCCTTCGGCATGGCCGGCCCCGCTGCGCCGTTCCTGCGCGGGCTGGAGCTGACAGAAGCCCAGCAGGACAAGGTGTTCGCGATCCTGCACGGCCAGGTGCCTTACCTGCGCGAACAACACAAGGCGCACGAGAAGGCCGAGCGGGCCCTGTTCGAGCTGCACGGCGCCGCCAGGTACGACGACGCGGCCGCCGCGAAGCTGGCGCAGGCGTCGGCCCAGGCGATGGCCAATATCACGCTGCAGCACCTGCGCACGGAGCAGAAGGTGCTGGCCGTGCTGACGGCCGAGCAGCGCAAGCAGGTCGAGCAAGCCAAGGCGCGCCCGGACCGTCCGGCGCGGCCCTGAACGAGAAAGGATCACAGACATGGACCATCACGATCACGGCTTGGCGCACGACCTGCAGGCGATGCTGCACACGGCCGCGGGCCGGCGCCAGTCGCTGCGCTGGCTGTTCGCCGGCGCGGCCGCCTTGCCGCTGCTGGGTTGCGGCGGCTCGTCCGGCAGCACGGACAGCACCGGCACGACCGGCAGCACCGACAGCACCGGCACTACGGGCAGCGGCACCGGGACCGGCACGGGCACAAGCACGGACAACAGCACAAGCACGAGCGCGAGCGGCAGCTGCACCGTCATCCCGGAGGAGACGGGCGGCCCCTATCCGGCCGACGGCACCAACAGCAACGGCGGCGGCGTCGTCAATGTGCTGTCGCAGAGCGGCGTGGTGCGCAGCGACATCCGCGCCAGCTTCGGCGCCGCCAGCGGCACGGCGGCCGGGGTGCCGCTGACGATCAAGCTGCGCATCGTCAACGCCAACAATGCCTGCACGGCGGCCGGCAATTTCGCCGTCTACCTGTGGCACTGCGACCGCGACGGCAATTACTCGCTGTACTCGAGCGGCGTGACGAACCAGAACTACCTGCGCGGCGTGCAGGAGGCCGACGGCAACGGCGACCTGACGTTCACGACGATTTTCCCCGGCTGCTACGCGGGCCGCATGCCGCACGTGCATTTCGAGGTCTACCCAACGCTGGCCAAGGCGGCCAGCGCGGCGAACCGCATCAAGACCTCGCAGTTCACGTTCCCGCTGGCCACCTGCAACGAGGTATACGCAACGTCCGGCTACAGCGCCAGCGTGCGCAACCTGGCGCAGATGAGCTTTGCCACCGATAACGTGTTCAGCGACGGCCATGCGCTGCAGCTGGCCACGATGACGGGCAATCCTAGCGATGGCTACGTCGCCACGCTGACCGTCGCCGTGGTGGCCTGACGCGTCCATACCCCTGCGGCGAAAACCGTTTCGCCCGTTTTCGGCCGGCCACCGTGCCGGGCGAAGTCATTTTCGGCACCCACCGCCGTTTCTCCCCGATTCCATCCCGCCAGCGCGCTGGCACACCGCTTGCACTACTCCGATCAGGCACCGCGTTGCGCGGCGCCGGCAACCGGGGAGAGCGTCATGGATCGTCGCCTGATCGATTACAAGCCTGAAATGGAGTTCGCGCCGCTGGCCAGCGCGACACACGACGAGGCCGGTGAAATGTCGTACGCGGCGCAACTGCTGGAAGCGCGCTCGCCGGCGCTACTGGACAGCGTGCTGCGTGACCTGCTGGCGCGCGCCAGGATCGCCGGCCCGGTGGCACAACCCATCGCCGCCACGCTGCGGCGCGCCGCCCGGCTCGTGTTCCCGCTCAACGGCACCCGCGCGCCGGGCGACCTGAAACGCAAGGCGGCCGCCATCTTCGGCATGGAGCTGGAGGGACTGAGCCCGGAAGACAAGGAATTCGAGTTGGCACGCCGCTTCGTGCGGCTGGCCGGCGACGTCATCGACGAGGCGCGGGCGCGCGCCGGCCAGGCGCCGGAACGTGCCGCGCGGCTGGCACTGCAGCAGGCCGCGCGCCGGTATGCGCCCGGGCTGCTGCGCCAGGACGCGCAGGCCGCCGCGACATTGCCGGGGCGCCGCCCGCGCCAGCGCGACCGGATGAACAGGAATAACGAAGAAGGCGGCGCAAGCCCGCCCGCCGATTGGCAGCAAACAGCGTTTTTTTGACCGAAGTATTCAACCGAAACGGGAGTTCATCATGCACGACATCGACCGCACGACCCTGGAATTTGGCCAGGAAACCGGCTTTGAAATGGAACAGTACGAGTTCGGCCAAGGCGGCCAGGGCGAATGGTCCGGCGAGGGCGGCGGCCTGCTGTCCGAGGCGGACGAAATGGAGCTGGCCAACGAGCTGCTCTCCGTCAGCAACGAACAGGAGCTGGACCAGTTCCTCGGCAATTTCCTGAAAAAGGCCGCCTCGGTGGCCGGCAACGTGATTCGCTCGCCGATCGGCCAGGCCGTCGGCGGCGTGTTGAAGGGCGTTGCCAAGAAGGCGATCCCGCTGGCCGGCGGCGCCATCGGCGGCTACTTCGGCGGCCCGCTGGGCGCCAAGATCGGCAGCGGCCTGGCCTCGGCCGCCGGCAGCGCGCTCGGCCTGGAGGCGGAGGGCGAACTGTCCGGCGAGGACCGTGAATTCGAGGGCGCCAAGACCTTCGTGCGGCTGGCGGCGGACACCGTCAACAAGGCCGCGCAGGCGCGCGGTGGCGATCCGCGCCAGATCGCACAGCAGGCCGCCACGGCGGCGGCAAAGCAGTTCGCACCCGGTTTGCTGGGTCAGGGCGGCCGCGGCGGCGGCCAGGCCGGTTCCTTTGGCGGCAACCAGGGGCGCCAGGGCAGCATGGGTGGCATGGGTGGCATGGGCGGCGGCGCCGCCGCCAACGGTGGCCGCAGCGGACGCTGGGTACGCCAGGGCCGCAAGATCGTGCTGTACGGCGCCTGACGATCATGCGCCCGTATGCCGCCTGGCTGCTGGCCCAGGAAGCGCGCTCGCTGCTGAACCGCGTGGACCGCATGCAGCCGTTCGTGCTGATCGAGCCGATGGTGCCGGCCGCCAGCCTGCCGGATGCCGCCCAGGCCGCGATCGAGCGCCACCTGACCGAGGGGCGCCGCACCCTGCGTGCACTGGTGCGGCAGTTCCTGGCCTGGCTGCGCGGCCCGGCCGGACGGCGCGCCAGCGCGGCCCAGGGGCAGCGCCGCTTCACGTTCGTGCGGCTGCAGTTCAACGCCGCGCTGACCCAGTTCGACCTGTTCATCGACGTGGTGACCCAGCGCAGCGAGCACGGCAACGGCGTCTGGCTGGCGGGCCTGGACGTGGTATCGGCGGACGCCTTGCGCCTGCCGGGCCGCTTCTTCGAGGCGCCGCCGCTGGTGTGCTACCTGGACCGGGGGCCCGGCGCGGCGATCCGTCGCGCGCGCACCCGGCTGCCGGGCGGCGGCGAAAACCCGGTCGCCATCATCCGCGTGCCGCGCGAACGGATGATCGGCAGCAGCATCGCGTCCTCGCTGGTGCACGAGGTGGGCCACCAGGGCGCCGCGCTGCTGGACCTGGTGGCCTCGCTGCGGCCGGTGCTGCAGTCCTTGCAACACGGCGGCAGCGGTCCACCGCACGTGTGGCGCCTGTGGGAGCGCTGGATCTCGGAGGTAGTGGCCGACTTCTGGTCGCTGGCCCGGGTGGGCGTGGTGGCGACGCTGGGCCTGATCGGCGTACTGAGCCTTCCGCGCGTGTTCGTGTTCCGGCTCAACGCGGACGATCCCCATCCGGTGCCGTGGTTGCGCGTCAAGCTCAGTTGCGCGCTGGGGCGGTTGCTGTATCCGCATCCGCAATGGGATCGCATCGAGACCACGTGGGACGCGTACTACCCACTCGACGGCCTGGCGCCGCCGGACCGGCGGCTGCTGCGCGAACTGACGGCCAGCCTGCCGGCGATGGCGGGGCTGCTGGCGAATCACCGGCCGCGCGCGTTGCGCGGCGCCTCGCTGGCGGAGGCGATGGCGGTGCGCGAGCGCCAGCCGGCCGTGCTGGCGCGGCTGTTCCGCTGGTGGCACGTGGCGCCGCAGCGCATGTACGACAGCGCGCCCTCGCTGGTGCTGGCCGTGATCGGCCAGGCCCGGGCCGACGGCCTGCTGGCGCCCGAGGACGAAAGCGTGCTGCTGGAGCGCCTGCTGACGCAGTGGGCCATGCAGAGCGCACTGAAGGTGGGCCAGATCGGCCGCACAGAGACACATCTTTCTAGGAGAGCGACATGAGTACCAGGAAAATGGCCAGGGCAAGCGCGGCCGGCCCCGCGCAGCAGCATGCAACGATCAAGGTGACGGTGCGCGACCGGGCCAGCGGCATTCCGCTGGTCGGCGCCAGCCTGCGCCTGTATCACGGCAGGGATGCCCAGGGCATCATCCTGCAAACGTCGGGCGAGGCGCAGCTGGTGAACTGGGAGCCGACCCTGCACGAGGAGCTGAAGGTGGACCGCACCGGCGAACATGGCGTCGTCACGTTCTCGAACCTGGAGCCGGGCGTGCACTTCGTGTTGTTCGACCACGTCACGCCGTTCGCCGACAACCGGCCCGTGGTGGGCCAGGTCAAGGTCGACCAGGGCGCCGTGCACGAGCTGTTCATGGAGCTCGACATCGACCCGGAGATGCAGCTGTCGTTCGAGCAGCCGGGCCAGAGCCAGCGCAGCGACGGGGCCTTCGTGGGCAACCGCGCCATCGTCGACGTCGTGTTCCGCGGCATGGACAAGGTGCTCGGCAACGAGGTGGTGCTGGAAGTGGACGAGCTGTGGCAGCCGCGCAGCGGCCAGGCCTACTCGGCCGCGCAGATGCTCAGGAAGCCGGGGCGCTATCGCTTCGCGGCCGACCTGGTGTTCGCGCGCCGCGCCGGCGGCGTCGTCTCCACGCCGGGCATCATGGCGGCAGGGGATGCTGGCGGCGACGGTGCCCGGCTGGGATTGTCGTCGTCGTTCGATGCCGAGGAGCGCACGCCGCAGCCGATCTCCGGCAATATCGGCGTCTCGCTGTCGCGCACCGAGACCGAACCGACCGAGGACCTGGCGCTGTGGACCCTGATCCGCAACAGCACGGAAGCGCTGTCGTTCAATAATTACATGGACTTCCTCGACCAGCTGTTCTGCACCCCGGCGGCGGACAGCGCCACGGTGCCGTTCGAGAAGGCCCGCTTCGGCGCCAAGACGGCGGCTTATCACAACCTGAAAGGCCGGCGCGCGCTGCCCTTCACCGACTCGGAAGCCTACCGCGTGCTGAAGGCTGCGACGGAGGCGTTCGTGATGGTCAACTGCGGCGTGCTGCGTTCGCCCTACGCGTTCGACCCCGTCAACGACAACGCCTACCTGGACCGGCGTGACATTCCCGCCACCAGCAGCCTGGAAGACACGCTGGTGCAGGACTACCTGGAATCGGTGGGCGGCACCAAGATGCTGCCCTACCTGGCGGTGATCCGGCGCAAGCTGCCGGACGTGCCGATCCTGGTGCCGAACCAGAACGAGGAGGCGGAACTGTGCTTCGGCATCATCCAGGACCGGCTGGCCAATCCCTGCATGATCGAATTGATCTGGAACTACTGGCAGGAGGAGGGCATGCTGGTGCAGACGATGAACGTGATCACCCAGCGCTTCCAGAACCTGCGCGGCCCGAGCGTCAACGATCCGCTGGCGAACACCGAGATCGACATGCTGCGGCCCCTGAACAACCTGCTGTGGGGCTACACGCAGGACGAGCAGCACCGCCTGACGGTGGTGCGGCGCAACTATGAATACTTGCACCACTACGGCATGCGGCTGGACGGCAAGGCCGTGCGCCACACGCAGCCGGCCGACAGCCGCTCGAAGTTCCTGGAAGCGTTCCACCACCTGCTGCGGCTCCTGACCCAGTTCTACAAGCAGGACGACGACACGACGGTCAAGGCCGACGCCTTCCCGATCCTGAACGCGCTGAAGGAAGTGCACCTGATCCTGTCGCAGGGCGCGCACAACCAGTACGGCGACCTGCCGTCCACCGCGCGCATCGAGATGCTGATGCAGCAATGGCTGCTGGCGCGACCGGAGTTCCGCGAGTTCCTGCCCACCCGCGTGATGGTGGCCTACCCGGAACCGTGGATGGACCGGGTCGACGCGATGAAGAAGCTGCAGATGTGGAGCGACACCAGCGTCATGCACTTCCGTAACCTGGCCATCTTCGGCGAGCAGCTGCTGCTGTCGATCCGCTTCGGCCACTGGAGCGACGTGTACGAGGCGACCCAGGCATTCAACTGGGCGCGCTTCTGGCGGCCGCAGGCCCAAGGCTACATCCACGCCTACCGGGCGGCCACCGGGGTCGACCTGTCGGTGGACTCGGGCAATCCGGCCGGCGAGGCGACCTTGCCGTCGGTGCTGCTGCGCCAGCGCCTCGCGCAGCAGCAGCGCAGCGCGTGAACGGCAACGCGCCGCTGGATTTCACGAGTGCGCTGTACCTGGGCATGCGCCACCCGGGCAGTGCGCTGGACGGCTGGGATGCCCTGACGCTGGGCAAGCCAGCCGCGCTGCAGGAGGTGCCGGGTGCGCGTGAGGTGGCGGCCGCGCTGGCACGGCTGCAAGGCTGCGCGGCGGCGACCTTGCTGCCGTCCACCCTGCACCTGTTCTGGGACCTGTTCGGCATGCTGGGGCGGGAGCGTTTTGCCGTGCTGGTCGACGCGGCGGCGTATCCGGTGGCGCGCTGGGGCGCCGAGCGGGCGGCGGGCCTGGGCCTGCCGTTGCAGACCTTCCGCCATGGCGACCTGGCGGAACTGGGGCGGCTGGCGCTGGCCTGGCACGGCAGCGGGCGCCGCCCGCTGATCCTGGCGGACGGCTACAGCCCGGAGGCGGACCGGCCACCACCGCTGGCGGCCTATGCGGCACTGGCGCGCCGGCACGATGGCCTGCTGCTGCTGGACGACACGCAGGCCCTGGGCCTGCTGGGCCGGCATGGCGGCGGTTCGCTGCGCCGGCATGGCATCGAGGACATGCCGGTACTGGTGGGGGCGTCGCTGGCGAAGGCGTTTGGCGTCCCGCTCGCGGTGCTGGCGGGCAGCGCCGACTGGATACGCCGTTTCGAGCGCATCAGCGAGACGCGGCTGCATGCCAGTCCGCCGTCGCGCGCCGTGGTGGTGGCGGCGCGGCGCGCCCTGCGGTTGAACGCGGTATGCGGCGACGTGCTGCGGCGCACGCTGGCGCAGCGGGTGGCCCAGTTTCGCGCCGCGCTGCGGGCGGCGCGACTGCCCGGCGGTGGCGGCGCGTTCCCGGTGCAGTGGCTGGCGCTGCCGCCGGATACCGACCTGGCGGCGGCGCACGCGGCATTGCGCCACGCCGGTGTGCTGGCGGTGCCGCAATGCCGCGCGGGGCAGGCCAGGCTGGCGTTCCTGCTGCGGGCGGACCACACGCCGGCCGACGTGGCGCGGGCCGTGCGGATCATGGCACATGAGCTGAAGGAGTTGACATGAACGACGAATACGAAGGCGAGCAGTTCGAGACATTGCCATTCGCGAGCGGTCAGGGCGAGTGGGGCGAGGCGGAACTGGAGGAGGAGCGGGGCCGGCATGGCGGCCGGAGTGGCGGTAGTCGCGGCGGTGGCATGCGTGGCACCAACGGGCGCGGCGGCGTGCGGCCGGGCGGGGGCCGAACCTCTCCCCGGCCAGGACCGAAACCGGGGCCGCGGCCGCGCTGGCCGCGCGGGCCCTACTGGGGCCCCGTCCATGGCGGCTGGCCCTACGGCGTGATGGTCAGCGACCCCGGCCCCTGGGTGGCGCCGGCGCCGACCGATCCGTGGCAAGCGCCGGGCGGCGCACCGGCATTCGACGCGGTGGAGCTGGCGCCGCCAGCCGACGACGGCGTCGAAGCGCAGGACGAGATTCCGCCCAAGCTGGCGAACGTGCTCACGACGCACGCACCCGGCATCACGTTCCGCGACGTCGGCACCCTGGCCGCGTTCCGCAAGGCCGGCAAGGTGACTGGGCCGGGAATCTACATCATCGTCTTCCGCAAGGGCGGGCGGCCGATGGCATACGTGGGCGAGACGGCCGACCTGCAGGAACGCATCCGCCAGCACATGCTGGGCGGCGCCGTGCTGGGCGTAACGCTGCGCAATTACCGGCTGTTCGTGGCACAGCCGGCCGTATCGGCGGCGCAGCGGCGCGCCATCGAGAAAGCGATCAACGCGGCGATGCTGCTGCCGCACAACCGGGGCGAGACCACCAACCAGGTCAGCGAAATGGAATTCGGGCTGTGAGGGCATGAGGCCTGCCACGCCCATCACGCAACAAGGAGAACATCATGCATGCGAAACAATGCTGCTGCGGCCAGTGCCGCGCGAGTGGCGAAACGTTCGAGATCCTGCCGTTCCAGCAGGAGGGTGGCTGGAGCGGTGAAGCGTGGCAGGGCGAAAGCCCGTTCAGCGAGGCCGAGGAGCTGGAGCTGACGATGGAGCTGCTGTCGGTGTCGAACGAGGCGGAGCTGGAGCAGTTCCTCGGCAACGTCTTCAAGGGCGTCTGGAAGGGGATCAAGAAAGTCGGATCGGCCATCGGCAAGGTGGCCAAGCCGCTCGGTGGCGTGCTGAAAGGGATCGCCAAGACCGCGCTGCCGTTCGTCGGCGGCGCGCTCGGCTCGATGATCCCGATCCCCGGCGTGGGCACGATGATCGGCCGCGCTGCCGGCACGGCGCTGTCGAAAGCGCTCGAGATGGAGTTCGAGGGCCTGGACATGGAAGAGCAGGAATTCGAGATGGCGCGCCGCTTCGTGCGCATCGCCGGCAGCGCGGCGCAGCAGGCGGCGCAGGGTGGCTCGCCGCAGGATGCCGTGCTGCAGGCGCTGCGCCAGCACGCACCGGCCATCGAATTGCCGGCACGGGCTTGACATGATCATCGACAGCCACTGCCACGCCGGCCCCGGCGACGGCCTGACCGGTCCGTGGGACAGCAATCTCGCGCTGGGCCGCTACCGCCGTCGTGCCGTGGCGGCGGGCATCGAGCGCAGCGTGCTGCTGGCCGCGTTCCATACCGATTACGCGGCCGCCAACGAGGCGCTGGCGCGGATCGTGGCCGCCCATCCCGAGCGCTACTACGGCTTCGCCTTCGTGCACGCGGCGCGCGACCGTGGCCGCATCCACGCCATGGTGCGGACGGCGGTCGAGGAATATGGCTTCGTCGGCATCAAGGTGCACCGGCACGACGCGCCGATCAGCGGCGAGATCTGCGAGGCCGCGCGCGCCTACGGCCTGCCGGTGCTGTACGACCCGATGGGCGAGGTGCACGTGGCCGAGCTGCTGGCGGCGCAGTATCCGGACGTGAACTTCATCCTGCCGCACCTGGGCAGCTTCGCCGACGCCTGGCAGGCCCAGCTCGCGCTAATCGACCACCTGGTGCGGCATCCGAACATCTACACCGACAGCTCCGGCATCCGCCGCTTCGACCTGCTGGCCGAAGCGGTGCGCCGGGCCGGGCCGCACAAGGTGCTGTTCGGCTCCGATGGGCCGTGGCTGCACCCCGGGCTGGAGCTGCACAAGATCCGGCTGCTGCGACTGCCGGCGGCGGATGAGGCGCTGATTACCGGCGGTAACCTGCTAAGGTTGCTAGGCCGGTGACTCCTGGTTGCTGGACCCAGGTATCATTGGGGCAATATCACTGCACGCCGATGGGGGAGTGGATG from Pseudoduganella armeniaca includes the following:
- a CDS encoding Spy/CpxP family protein refolding chaperone, producing MNKTNKMLTLLAAAALALPLASQAAVDGEDGGPAPRGLPGPAAPDARPLPPHHDGLREGEDFDGRRGPRGAPPPAAFGMAGPAAPFLRGLELTEAQQDKVFAILHGQVPYLREQHKAHEKAERALFELHGAARYDDAAAAKLAQASAQAMANITLQHLRTEQKVLAVLTAEQRKQVEQAKARPDRPARP
- a CDS encoding aminotransferase class I/II-fold pyridoxal phosphate-dependent enzyme — encoded protein: MNGNAPLDFTSALYLGMRHPGSALDGWDALTLGKPAALQEVPGAREVAAALARLQGCAAATLLPSTLHLFWDLFGMLGRERFAVLVDAAAYPVARWGAERAAGLGLPLQTFRHGDLAELGRLALAWHGSGRRPLILADGYSPEADRPPPLAAYAALARRHDGLLLLDDTQALGLLGRHGGGSLRRHGIEDMPVLVGASLAKAFGVPLAVLAGSADWIRRFERISETRLHASPPSRAVVVAARRALRLNAVCGDVLRRTLAQRVAQFRAALRAARLPGGGGAFPVQWLALPPDTDLAAAHAALRHAGVLAVPQCRAGQARLAFLLRADHTPADVARAVRIMAHELKELT
- a CDS encoding response regulator transcription factor, with the protein product MNGVTSKVLLIDDDVELVGMFQEYLEQEGFAVTTAHDGAVGTACALTGQYAIAILDVMMPRMNGLETLRRIRAASRMPILMLTGRGDDTDRIVGLELGADDYVTKPCTPRELTARIRAILRRTQGSPMDQLASAPLVVGQLTMWPEQRRASWAGATLELTSTEFNLLEVLARNAGKPVSKNTLSEQGLGRPLARFDRNIDVHLSSLRHKLGSLADGRSCLQTVYRMGYQLIRD
- a CDS encoding intradiol ring-cleavage dioxygenase, whose translation is MDHHDHGLAHDLQAMLHTAAGRRQSLRWLFAGAAALPLLGCGGSSGSTDSTGTTGSTDSTGTTGSGTGTGTGTSTDNSTSTSASGSCTVIPEETGGPYPADGTNSNGGGVVNVLSQSGVVRSDIRASFGAASGTAAGVPLTIKLRIVNANNACTAAGNFAVYLWHCDRDGNYSLYSSGVTNQNYLRGVQEADGNGDLTFTTIFPGCYAGRMPHVHFEVYPTLAKAASAANRIKTSQFTFPLATCNEVYATSGYSASVRNLAQMSFATDNVFSDGHALQLATMTGNPSDGYVATLTVAVVA
- a CDS encoding GIY-YIG nuclease family protein; amino-acid sequence: MNDEYEGEQFETLPFASGQGEWGEAELEEERGRHGGRSGGSRGGGMRGTNGRGGVRPGGGRTSPRPGPKPGPRPRWPRGPYWGPVHGGWPYGVMVSDPGPWVAPAPTDPWQAPGGAPAFDAVELAPPADDGVEAQDEIPPKLANVLTTHAPGITFRDVGTLAAFRKAGKVTGPGIYIIVFRKGGRPMAYVGETADLQERIRQHMLGGAVLGVTLRNYRLFVAQPAVSAAQRRAIEKAINAAMLLPHNRGETTNQVSEMEFGL
- a CDS encoding 8-amino-7-oxononanoate synthase, with translation MSTRKMARASAAGPAQQHATIKVTVRDRASGIPLVGASLRLYHGRDAQGIILQTSGEAQLVNWEPTLHEELKVDRTGEHGVVTFSNLEPGVHFVLFDHVTPFADNRPVVGQVKVDQGAVHELFMELDIDPEMQLSFEQPGQSQRSDGAFVGNRAIVDVVFRGMDKVLGNEVVLEVDELWQPRSGQAYSAAQMLRKPGRYRFAADLVFARRAGGVVSTPGIMAAGDAGGDGARLGLSSSFDAEERTPQPISGNIGVSLSRTETEPTEDLALWTLIRNSTEALSFNNYMDFLDQLFCTPAADSATVPFEKARFGAKTAAYHNLKGRRALPFTDSEAYRVLKAATEAFVMVNCGVLRSPYAFDPVNDNAYLDRRDIPATSSLEDTLVQDYLESVGGTKMLPYLAVIRRKLPDVPILVPNQNEEAELCFGIIQDRLANPCMIELIWNYWQEEGMLVQTMNVITQRFQNLRGPSVNDPLANTEIDMLRPLNNLLWGYTQDEQHRLTVVRRNYEYLHHYGMRLDGKAVRHTQPADSRSKFLEAFHHLLRLLTQFYKQDDDTTVKADAFPILNALKEVHLILSQGAHNQYGDLPSTARIEMLMQQWLLARPEFREFLPTRVMVAYPEPWMDRVDAMKKLQMWSDTSVMHFRNLAIFGEQLLLSIRFGHWSDVYEATQAFNWARFWRPQAQGYIHAYRAATGVDLSVDSGNPAGEATLPSVLLRQRLAQQQRSA
- a CDS encoding amidohydrolase family protein: MIIDSHCHAGPGDGLTGPWDSNLALGRYRRRAVAAGIERSVLLAAFHTDYAAANEALARIVAAHPERYYGFAFVHAARDRGRIHAMVRTAVEEYGFVGIKVHRHDAPISGEICEAARAYGLPVLYDPMGEVHVAELLAAQYPDVNFILPHLGSFADAWQAQLALIDHLVRHPNIYTDSSGIRRFDLLAEAVRRAGPHKVLFGSDGPWLHPGLELHKIRLLRLPAADEALITGGNLLRLLGR